One part of the Salirhabdus salicampi genome encodes these proteins:
- the secE gene encoding preprotein translocase subunit SecE, with amino-acid sequence MMNIGKFLKDVTREMRKVSWPKRKELTRYTITVVATVAFVAIFFAVVDLGISQILELIRK; translated from the coding sequence ATGATGAATATTGGAAAGTTCTTAAAGGACGTTACGCGTGAGATGCGCAAAGTAAGTTGGCCGAAAAGAAAAGAATTAACACGTTACACCATTACGGTTGTTGCAACTGTAGCATTTGTAGCTATCTTCTTTGCAGTAGTTGACTTAGGAATCTCACAAATACTAGAATTGATTCGCAAATAA
- the nusG gene encoding transcription termination/antitermination protein NusG — MEKRWYVVHTYSGYENKVKTNLEKRVESMGMQDKIFRVIVPEEEETEIKNGKRKTTKKKFFPGYVLAEMVMTDDSWYVVRNTPGVTGFVGSTGSGSKPNPLLPEEVETLLKRLGMEEPVVDIDFEVKESVRVTDGPFANFTGTIEHIDLDKQKVKVHVNMFGRETPVELDFSQIQKL; from the coding sequence ATGGAAAAAAGATGGTACGTTGTTCATACATACTCAGGGTATGAAAACAAAGTAAAAACGAATCTAGAGAAACGTGTTGAATCAATGGGTATGCAAGATAAAATTTTCCGTGTTATTGTTCCTGAGGAGGAAGAAACGGAAATAAAAAATGGTAAGCGGAAAACGACTAAAAAGAAGTTTTTCCCTGGATACGTCCTGGCTGAGATGGTCATGACGGACGATTCTTGGTACGTTGTGCGTAATACACCCGGTGTAACAGGTTTTGTTGGGTCAACAGGATCTGGATCTAAGCCAAACCCTCTCTTGCCAGAAGAAGTAGAGACACTGTTAAAGCGACTTGGCATGGAAGAACCAGTTGTAGACATTGATTTTGAAGTTAAGGAAAGTGTGCGCGTGACAGACGGGCCATTTGCAAACTTTACTGGTACAATAGAACATATCGATCTGGATAAGCAAAAAGTAAAGGTCCACGTAAATATGTTTGGAAGAGAAACGCCGGTTGAATTAGATTTTTCACAAATACAAAAGTTATAA
- the rpmG gene encoding 50S ribosomal protein L33, with protein sequence MSEKIILACDECHSRNYSTYKRKQDERLVVRKYCKHCGKHTLHRETK encoded by the coding sequence TTGAGTGAAAAAATCATACTAGCTTGTGATGAATGCCACAGTCGAAATTATTCAACTTATAAAAGAAAGCAAGATGAACGTTTGGTTGTTCGTAAATATTGCAAACATTGCGGAAAGCATACGCTTCATAGAGAAACGAAATAA
- the rplL gene encoding 50S ribosomal protein L7/L12, with protein MTKEQIIDALKEMSVLDLNDLVKAIEEEFGVSAAAPVAVAGAAGGEAAEEQTEFDVVLENPGSSKIKVVKAVREITGLGLKDAKELVDNAPKPVKEGVSKEEAEELKGKLEEVGATVEVK; from the coding sequence ATGACTAAAGAACAAATTATTGATGCTCTTAAAGAGATGTCAGTCTTAGATTTAAATGATCTTGTAAAAGCAATTGAAGAAGAATTTGGAGTAAGTGCTGCTGCTCCTGTAGCTGTAGCAGGTGCTGCTGGTGGAGAAGCTGCTGAAGAACAAACTGAATTTGATGTTGTTCTTGAAAACCCAGGAAGCTCAAAAATTAAAGTTGTTAAAGCTGTGCGTGAAATCACTGGTCTTGGCTTGAAAGATGCTAAAGAACTTGTTGATAACGCTCCAAAGCCGGTTAAAGAAGGCGTTTCTAAAGAGGAAGCTGAAGAACTTAAAGGCAAGCTTGAAGAAGTTGGCGCTACAGTAGAAGTAAAATAA
- the rplK gene encoding 50S ribosomal protein L11, producing the protein MAKKVIKVVKLQIPAGKANPAPPVGPALGQAGINIMGFCKEFNARTADQAGMIIPVEISVFEDRSFTFITKTPPAAVLLKKAAGIESGSGEPNRNKVATIQRDKVREIAELKMPDLNAADVESAMRMVEGTARSMGIIVED; encoded by the coding sequence GTGGCTAAAAAAGTAATCAAAGTTGTTAAACTACAAATTCCTGCAGGTAAAGCTAATCCAGCACCACCAGTAGGTCCTGCTTTAGGTCAAGCTGGTATTAATATCATGGGATTCTGTAAGGAATTCAATGCACGTACGGCGGATCAAGCTGGCATGATTATTCCGGTTGAAATTTCGGTTTTTGAAGACCGTTCATTTACATTTATTACGAAAACCCCACCTGCTGCAGTTCTTTTAAAGAAAGCTGCTGGTATTGAGTCAGGATCAGGTGAACCAAATCGCAATAAAGTAGCTACCATTCAACGTGATAAAGTTCGCGAAATTGCTGAACTAAAAATGCCTGATTTAAACGCTGCTGACGTGGAATCAGCTATGCGCATGGTAGAAGGTACAGCGCGTAGTATGGGAATTATTGTCGAAGATTAA
- a CDS encoding class I SAM-dependent methyltransferase, with protein MADHYYSKTPNVESKPDTWQYELRGEVYTFTSDRGVFSKGEVDFGSKTLIECFEEPEVTGAILDVGCGYGPIGLSIAKMFPDRHVVMVDVNERALTLAKQNANQNEITNVTISESDMLEGVKNETFAAVITNPPIRAGKQVVRTIMEQSYSVLIGGGELWVVVQKKQGAPSIKKQLENLFDKVVVQKRNKGYYVFRAKKFD; from the coding sequence ATGGCGGACCATTATTACTCGAAAACCCCAAATGTAGAGAGTAAACCTGACACATGGCAATACGAACTACGTGGTGAAGTTTATACATTTACATCAGATAGAGGGGTATTTTCGAAGGGTGAGGTTGATTTTGGGTCTAAAACATTAATTGAATGTTTTGAAGAGCCGGAAGTTACAGGTGCAATCTTGGATGTTGGATGTGGATACGGACCAATTGGTTTGTCAATCGCAAAGATGTTCCCGGATCGTCATGTTGTAATGGTAGATGTGAATGAAAGAGCTCTTACTTTAGCTAAACAAAACGCCAATCAAAATGAGATTACAAATGTTACGATATCTGAAAGTGACATGCTTGAAGGTGTAAAAAACGAAACATTTGCCGCAGTAATAACTAACCCTCCCATACGTGCAGGAAAACAAGTTGTACGGACAATCATGGAGCAAAGCTATTCTGTTTTAATTGGAGGCGGGGAACTATGGGTTGTTGTACAAAAGAAGCAAGGAGCTCCGTCAATAAAGAAACAGCTTGAAAACCTCTTTGATAAGGTTGTTGTCCAAAAACGAAACAAAGGCTACTATGTATTTCGTGCAAAAAAGTTTGACTGA
- the rplJ gene encoding 50S ribosomal protein L10, giving the protein MSRTLELKKQVVSEISDKFKNSKSTILVDYRGLDVEEVTELRQQLRQAGIDFKVYKNTMTRRATEEAGLEGLNEVLVGPTAIAFSEEDVVAPAKILNNFAKEHEDLEIKGGVIEGNIATLDQIKELADLPSYEGLLSMLLSVLQAPVRNFAYATKAIAEQKEEEGA; this is encoded by the coding sequence ATGAGCAGAACTCTTGAACTTAAAAAGCAAGTAGTAAGTGAAATTTCTGACAAGTTCAAAAACAGCAAATCAACAATTTTAGTTGATTATCGCGGCTTGGACGTTGAAGAGGTAACTGAACTTCGCCAGCAACTTCGTCAAGCGGGCATTGACTTCAAAGTGTACAAGAACACTATGACACGCCGTGCTACTGAAGAAGCAGGTCTGGAAGGACTAAATGAAGTTTTAGTTGGGCCTACTGCCATCGCGTTTAGTGAGGAAGATGTTGTCGCTCCGGCGAAGATCTTGAACAATTTTGCTAAAGAACACGAAGACCTTGAAATTAAAGGTGGAGTAATTGAGGGTAATATTGCAACTCTTGACCAAATTAAAGAGCTTGCTGACCTTCCATCTTACGAAGGACTTCTATCTATGCTACTCAGCGTGCTACAAGCACCTGTACGCAACTTCGCATATGCTACAAAAGCAATTGCGGAACAGAAGGAAGAAGAAGGCGCTTAA
- the rplA gene encoding 50S ribosomal protein L1, with protein MAKKGKKYLEAVKLVDRTKQYDIKEAVELLKKTASANFDESVEAAFRLGVDPKKADQQIRGAMVLPNGTGKTQKVLVFAKGEKAKEAEAAGADYVGDADYINKINQGWFDFDVVVATPDMMAEVGKLGRVLGPKGLMPNPKTGTVTFEVEKAVKEIKAGKVEYRVDKSGNIHVPIGKVSFEDDKLVENFVALVETLQKAKPQASKGTYMRNVSVSSTMGPGVRVDVSNISSK; from the coding sequence ATGGCTAAGAAAGGAAAAAAGTATTTAGAAGCTGTTAAGCTCGTTGATCGTACAAAACAGTATGATATAAAAGAAGCTGTTGAACTATTAAAGAAAACAGCTTCTGCAAATTTTGATGAGTCTGTTGAAGCTGCATTTCGTTTAGGTGTAGATCCTAAGAAAGCAGACCAACAAATCCGTGGCGCAATGGTATTGCCAAACGGAACTGGTAAAACACAAAAGGTTCTTGTTTTCGCTAAAGGTGAAAAAGCTAAAGAAGCTGAAGCTGCTGGTGCTGACTACGTAGGTGACGCTGATTACATCAACAAGATTAACCAAGGTTGGTTTGACTTTGATGTAGTTGTTGCTACACCAGACATGATGGCTGAAGTTGGTAAACTAGGACGTGTGTTAGGGCCGAAAGGACTTATGCCTAACCCTAAGACTGGTACAGTAACTTTCGAAGTTGAAAAAGCTGTAAAAGAAATTAAGGCTGGTAAAGTTGAGTACCGTGTTGATAAATCTGGTAACATTCATGTGCCAATCGGGAAAGTATCTTTTGAAGATGACAAGTTAGTTGAAAACTTTGTAGCATTAGTTGAAACACTACAAAAAGCAAAACCGCAAGCTTCAAAAGGAACATATATGCGTAACGTATCCGTTTCTTCTACAATGGGTCCTGGTGTACGCGTGGATGTTTCAAATATTTCCAGTAAGTAA
- the sigH gene encoding RNA polymerase sporulation sigma factor SigH, whose product MSDEQVVELVHDGEGQALEYLIHKYRNFVRAKARTYFLIGADREDIVQEGMIGLYKAIRDYQEDKLSSFKAFAELCVTRQIITAIKTATRQKHIPLNSYVSLDKPIYDEESDRTLLDVLAGSKTMDPEELIISRERYGDMEFKMREILSDLEQKVLNLYLDGRSYQEISEELNRHVKSIDNALQRVKRKLERYIEVSEISH is encoded by the coding sequence ATGTCAGATGAACAAGTTGTCGAGTTAGTTCATGACGGAGAAGGTCAAGCGCTTGAGTATTTAATTCATAAATACAGAAACTTTGTTCGGGCGAAAGCTAGAACGTATTTTTTAATTGGTGCTGATCGTGAAGACATTGTTCAAGAGGGAATGATAGGTTTATATAAGGCGATACGTGATTATCAAGAAGATAAACTTTCATCGTTTAAAGCATTCGCGGAATTGTGTGTAACAAGACAAATTATTACTGCGATTAAAACTGCCACAAGACAAAAGCATATACCGCTTAATTCCTATGTTTCTTTGGACAAGCCTATATACGATGAAGAATCTGACCGAACTTTGTTAGATGTATTGGCTGGATCAAAAACAATGGACCCTGAAGAGTTAATTATTAGCCGTGAGCGGTACGGTGATATGGAATTTAAAATGCGGGAGATTTTAAGTGATTTAGAACAGAAAGTACTTAATTTATATTTGGACGGTAGATCTTACCAGGAGATATCAGAAGAACTCAATCGTCACGTTAAATCAATTGATAACGCTTTACAGCGGGTCAAGCGGAAGTTGGAACGCTATATAGAAGTGAGTGAGATATCCCATTAA